The Campylobacter showae CSUNSWCD genome contains a region encoding:
- a CDS encoding motility associated factor glycosyltransferase family protein — protein sequence MAKKKEDEYLKLNSLQKKGARENQTSDKGDKNIDETVTNIANPIFKKNLQALFQQDEILAARLWGMKETEKYDVFIGKDPIDINIIDNKTLKYVYESPAKDILRILESTEKEYKRYPIMYFYGLGNGIFYKALLKNETHQKVIVVEPEIEIIYIALNLIDLSDELISERLVLFFSEFATYSQFYFAVSSQLFSSYAKTYNLHIHTPFYENFHEDIVRINKDFTKAISQMVVAHGNSIDDTLIGIKHHIEHIPEMVTNYCYTDLIKKRHGLMDTAIIVSTGPSLDKQLETLKKFAPYFTVISLDASYPILLKHGIKPDYVTSIERVEATSSFFKNKNKKIDEDIYFIVASLTHKQTVDNILPRRLTLTMRPQQSEMAFNMPKYGYLGIGHSTANQAYQLAYALGHKNIILIGQDLAFAPDGKSHASGHAFAQADEYLYVEAYGGEGEVRTTYIWDKFKNQFEKDIEQAKNEQITTYNCTEGGARIQGSIERPFLETAEELSKDKKIKKLPHIEKNSEKTANKDLLKAYKFIVKKVQTQNKVKQRIEKTFLELVPKIDKIMKIKDEGKVDESLFDPLVKIIDKIDKLKNYISGQNLKKYIENVLQIAVYHQELELAKISVAPSDTKMEKVNKLLEWAEMHKYWMFSAAGGINADMEVTKKASENLVKELKKRGLIETSEIGEVKEEFRLSI from the coding sequence ATGGCTAAGAAAAAAGAGGACGAGTACCTAAAACTAAATAGCTTGCAAAAAAAGGGCGCTCGCGAAAATCAAACAAGCGACAAAGGCGATAAAAATATCGATGAAACCGTCACAAATATTGCAAATCCTATTTTCAAAAAAAATCTTCAAGCGCTTTTTCAACAGGACGAAATTTTAGCCGCGCGCCTTTGGGGCATGAAAGAGACCGAAAAATACGACGTTTTTATAGGAAAAGATCCGATAGATATAAATATCATCGACAATAAAACCCTAAAATACGTCTACGAAAGCCCGGCTAAAGATATTCTACGCATCCTAGAGTCGACCGAAAAAGAGTATAAAAGATATCCTATCATGTACTTTTACGGTCTTGGCAACGGTATTTTTTATAAAGCCTTGCTAAAAAACGAAACGCATCAAAAAGTCATAGTCGTAGAGCCCGAGATAGAGATTATTTATATAGCATTAAATTTAATCGACTTATCGGATGAACTGATTAGCGAAAGGCTAGTTTTATTTTTCTCAGAATTTGCGACATACTCGCAGTTTTATTTTGCGGTTTCTAGCCAACTTTTCTCTTCATACGCAAAAACTTATAACCTACACATCCACACGCCGTTTTATGAAAATTTCCATGAAGATATCGTAAGGATAAATAAAGACTTCACCAAGGCTATATCTCAAATGGTCGTCGCTCACGGCAATAGCATAGACGATACTCTAATAGGCATAAAACACCACATAGAGCATATTCCGGAGATGGTTACAAACTATTGCTATACGGATCTGATCAAAAAAAGACACGGACTCATGGATACCGCCATCATCGTATCTACAGGCCCGAGTCTAGATAAACAACTAGAAACTCTTAAAAAATTCGCGCCGTATTTTACCGTTATCAGCCTTGACGCGTCGTATCCTATTTTATTAAAGCACGGTATAAAACCGGACTACGTAACCTCAATCGAGCGCGTAGAGGCTACGTCCAGCTTTTTTAAAAACAAAAACAAAAAAATAGACGAAGATATTTATTTTATAGTAGCGTCGCTAACGCATAAACAAACGGTAGATAATATCTTACCGCGCCGCCTAACTCTTACGATGAGGCCGCAACAAAGCGAAATGGCGTTTAATATGCCAAAATACGGCTATCTCGGCATCGGCCACTCTACGGCAAACCAGGCTTATCAGTTAGCTTACGCTCTCGGGCATAAAAATATTATTTTAATAGGTCAAGATTTAGCCTTTGCCCCAGACGGCAAATCTCACGCCAGCGGGCATGCATTTGCTCAGGCTGATGAATACCTATACGTAGAAGCTTACGGCGGAGAAGGCGAAGTAAGAACGACCTATATATGGGACAAATTTAAAAATCAGTTTGAAAAAGATATAGAGCAGGCTAAAAACGAGCAAATCACGACATATAACTGCACGGAAGGCGGCGCTAGAATACAAGGAAGCATTGAGCGACCGTTTTTGGAAACTGCAGAAGAGCTTAGTAAAGATAAAAAGATCAAAAAGCTACCGCACATAGAAAAAAACAGCGAAAAAACGGCAAACAAAGACCTGCTCAAAGCCTACAAATTTATCGTCAAAAAAGTACAAACTCAAAATAAAGTAAAACAAAGAATAGAAAAAACGTTCCTAGAACTAGTTCCCAAGATCGATAAGATAATGAAGATCAAAGATGAAGGCAAAGTGGACGAAAGCCTATTTGATCCGCTAGTAAAAATTATCGACAAAATAGATAAGCTAAAAAATTACATTAGCGGACAAAATCTAAAAAAATATATAGAAAACGTCTTGCAAATCGCCGTATATCATCAAGAACTAGAACTAGCCAAAATTTCGGTCGCACCCAGCGATACTAAAATGGAAAAAGTAAACAAGCTGCTCGAATGGGCCGAGATGCACAAATACTGGATGTTTTCGGCTGCAGGCGGCATAAATGCAGATATGGAAGTGACCAAAAAAGCGTCCGAAAATTTAGTCAAAGAGCTAAAAAAGCGAGGACTAATAGAAACAAGCGAAATCGGAGAGGTGAAAGAGGAATTTAGGCTAAGCATTTAA
- a CDS encoding ABC transporter permease produces MFSNIYTYRFFIVNSVKNEFITKFAKSKLGVAWAILHPLAQVLIYATILSSVLSAKLPGIDSKYAYAIYLMSGMLCWMLFSEIFSRCIGIFTDNANIIKKMSFPKIVLPATVVLSSVINNLILFAAIAVVFAFLGHFAGANLIFLPIFSLVTVMLAVGFGLFFGVINVFMRDVGQIIAIVLQFLFWLTPIVYMTSILPSNLQELIYINPLVGVVSGYHDILIYDKMPDFSLLIYPIIIGAASLGAAFFVYKRAEEEMADVL; encoded by the coding sequence TTGTTTTCAAATATTTATACGTATAGGTTTTTTATCGTAAATTCGGTCAAAAACGAGTTTATAACCAAATTTGCAAAAAGCAAGCTGGGCGTAGCGTGGGCAATACTGCATCCGCTAGCCCAAGTGCTCATCTACGCGACCATACTCTCCTCGGTACTCTCAGCCAAGTTGCCCGGCATCGATAGCAAATACGCATACGCAATCTACCTAATGAGCGGGATGCTTTGCTGGATGCTTTTTAGCGAGATTTTTTCGCGCTGCATCGGCATTTTTACCGACAACGCCAACATAATCAAAAAAATGTCTTTTCCAAAAATCGTTCTTCCGGCTACCGTAGTTTTAAGCTCAGTGATAAACAATCTAATTTTATTCGCCGCAATAGCAGTCGTATTTGCTTTTTTGGGACATTTTGCCGGCGCAAATTTGATCTTTTTGCCGATCTTTTCCTTAGTCACGGTGATGCTAGCCGTAGGATTTGGGCTGTTTTTCGGCGTCATAAACGTCTTTATGCGCGACGTAGGCCAGATCATCGCCATCGTATTGCAGTTTTTATTTTGGCTAACGCCAATCGTTTATATGACGAGCATTTTACCGTCAAATTTGCAAGAGCTAATCTACATAAATCCGCTTGTTGGCGTAGTTAGCGGCTATCACGATATTTTGATTTACGACAAGATGCCCGATTTTTCACTTTTGATTTATCCGATTATTATCGGCGCGGCAAGCCTTGGAGCCGCATTTTTCGTTTATAAACGAGCCGAAGAAGAGATGGCGGACGTTTTATGA
- a CDS encoding glycosyltransferase: MDKFYKSFEDKFRGDKSEIKKRLLAYEPFLQILKQNNEKPAAVDLGCGRGEWLEILKQNGFIARGCDVSEEMIKECEKNALEAKKQGAIEFLSELEDSSLALVSAFQLAEHLEFSELCELIKQARRVLKDGGILLLETPNPENLRVATLTFYLDVTHVKPIPPMLLEYLCEFEGFSDTFMMRLNSNLSFSEDLQNQNVTLRDVLSSVGLDYAVLGLKNGDEKTHEAFLNAAKSGYSFEELADRFDVAAFKNKTQMLELKNDVWKESLETKEALWKSSLELDNLRAQNARLHEDLENLLGKYLALNHKVYVLENETPVIKNDIEHLKIFVAKFKRVAKPLIWVYKFLRFCKNLAKDNLKKALKFGINLTEKTANNNPKFKKNLKIFLNKFPALRAKIFSLKGQIRDDIYVSQEGVFEPNVFELKHSKEYEQNLELKNLKFKENFSELTVIGNISGHYSLAAINRNIVFRLLNKVKNVFVICYHANYFDKIEDIAITKDEYETLRSIVPDKNAPAIRSDDKVAIYHHYPLIEDVREGYGFEIAVFFWEESRIPPRTIEILNSKYKGILVSTFFIKKILIDNGCYTPVKVADIPLKTPPAPSVSQENSDQKREIKLFHISSCLPRKGADVLLRAFNEACKKAKFELSLTIKSFPNPHNSVTEQIELLVDKKYRDKICVILNEDLTALDVANLYEQCDIVVLPTRGEGLNMPAIEGVHYKKPVISTDYSGQCEFLDGSCEFIGYKFAPAVTHFNLNYSFWAEPSVKDLSEKILKVAEQILQNRAPNIEPIKQKVDEMMFGKKNALNFISSISHLKSFKNEPSELKIAYFSTYNAVCGIAEYSKYLTDELARAGADLQIYTWSEQKRTDGSNLTQENDNIKVYEIEREKLLSGLETDANIIWLQHHFTFFEIDEKLKSDVAALKSQGKICFITLHSTKQILNYPHQTQQNWHDTLYEFDRVFVHSIDDLNTLRLLGLIDNVTLVPHGTQNLTSAQIKCKEADGKFMVGFLGLLFAHKNLPVLLEAFAKFSQNIDAKLVIISPVASADGEAELQRCHKLCEKLNLSEKIEWHTSFLPIETVNEKLSCCDAIVLPYGQTDEGSSAAARVSLSLCKNVIVTPSRIFSEMQNITIAADGFSDEDILEQLEKVKNNEIDGKIYDKRIKWLEENSWQNIAGLYLRIFKAINTDHNFMRHLKNGEE, translated from the coding sequence ATGGATAAATTTTATAAAAGTTTCGAGGATAAATTTAGGGGAGATAAGAGCGAGATCAAAAAACGCCTGCTTGCTTATGAGCCGTTTTTGCAAATTTTAAAGCAAAATAACGAAAAGCCGGCGGCGGTCGATCTAGGCTGCGGTAGAGGCGAATGGCTTGAAATTTTAAAGCAAAACGGCTTTATTGCGCGCGGTTGCGACGTTAGCGAGGAGATGATAAAAGAGTGCGAGAAAAACGCGCTTGAGGCCAAAAAACAAGGAGCGATAGAGTTTTTAAGCGAGCTAGAAGACTCAAGCCTTGCGCTCGTTAGCGCCTTTCAGCTTGCAGAGCATTTAGAGTTTAGCGAGCTTTGCGAACTAATAAAACAAGCGCGCCGAGTTCTCAAAGACGGCGGTATCTTGCTACTTGAAACGCCAAATCCCGAAAACTTACGCGTCGCTACGCTAACTTTCTACTTAGACGTTACGCACGTAAAGCCTATCCCGCCGATGCTACTTGAGTATCTGTGCGAATTTGAAGGCTTTAGCGATACGTTTATGATGAGGCTGAACTCAAATTTGAGCTTTAGCGAGGATTTGCAAAATCAAAACGTCACGTTAAGAGACGTTTTAAGCAGCGTCGGGCTTGATTACGCGGTTTTGGGACTTAAAAACGGCGACGAAAAAACTCACGAAGCATTTTTAAACGCGGCTAAAAGCGGCTATAGTTTTGAAGAGTTAGCCGATAGATTCGACGTAGCGGCGTTTAAAAACAAAACTCAGATGCTCGAGCTAAAAAACGACGTCTGGAAGGAGTCTTTGGAGACGAAAGAGGCTCTTTGGAAAAGCTCGCTTGAGCTAGATAATTTACGAGCCCAAAACGCACGCCTGCACGAAGATCTAGAAAATTTACTCGGCAAATATCTCGCGCTAAACCACAAAGTCTACGTCCTAGAAAACGAAACTCCCGTTATCAAAAACGATATCGAGCATCTTAAAATTTTCGTCGCCAAATTTAAAAGGGTCGCAAAGCCGCTTATTTGGGTATATAAGTTTTTGAGATTTTGTAAAAATTTAGCTAAAGATAATCTCAAAAAAGCGCTCAAATTCGGTATAAATTTAACCGAAAAGACGGCAAATAACAATCCTAAATTTAAAAAGAATCTCAAGATATTTTTAAATAAATTCCCGGCTCTTAGGGCAAAAATTTTTAGCCTCAAAGGCCAAATAAGAGACGATATATACGTCTCGCAAGAGGGCGTTTTCGAGCCGAACGTTTTTGAACTAAAGCACTCAAAAGAGTACGAGCAAAATTTGGAGCTGAAAAATCTCAAATTTAAAGAAAACTTTAGCGAGCTAACGGTAATCGGCAACATCAGCGGACACTACAGTCTGGCCGCAATAAATAGAAACATCGTATTTAGGCTACTAAACAAAGTAAAAAACGTCTTTGTTATCTGCTATCACGCAAACTATTTTGATAAAATCGAAGACATCGCGATAACCAAAGACGAGTACGAAACGCTAAGAAGCATAGTGCCGGATAAAAACGCACCCGCAATCAGAAGCGACGACAAGGTCGCGATCTACCACCACTACCCGCTAATCGAAGACGTGCGCGAGGGATACGGCTTTGAGATCGCGGTGTTTTTCTGGGAGGAGTCGCGTATCCCGCCTAGGACGATCGAAATTTTAAACTCCAAGTATAAAGGCATTTTAGTTTCGACCTTTTTCATCAAAAAAATTCTCATCGACAACGGTTGCTATACGCCCGTAAAAGTGGCCGATATACCGCTAAAAACGCCGCCTGCGCCAAGCGTTTCGCAAGAAAACAGCGACCAAAAGCGCGAGATAAAGCTCTTTCACATCTCCTCGTGCCTACCTAGAAAGGGTGCCGATGTGCTACTGCGAGCCTTTAACGAAGCTTGCAAAAAAGCTAAATTTGAGCTAAGCCTAACGATAAAAAGCTTCCCTAATCCGCACAACAGCGTAACCGAGCAAATCGAGCTTTTAGTCGATAAAAAGTACCGCGATAAAATCTGCGTGATACTAAACGAAGATCTAACCGCGCTTGACGTGGCAAATCTATACGAGCAGTGCGATATCGTCGTGCTACCGACGCGCGGCGAGGGGCTAAATATGCCGGCAATCGAAGGCGTACACTATAAAAAGCCGGTTATCTCCACCGACTATAGCGGCCAGTGCGAGTTTTTGGATGGCAGCTGCGAGTTTATCGGATACAAATTTGCGCCGGCCGTTACGCATTTTAATCTAAATTATTCATTTTGGGCGGAGCCTAGCGTCAAGGATCTAAGCGAAAAGATCCTCAAAGTAGCCGAGCAAATTTTACAAAACCGCGCGCCAAACATAGAACCAATAAAACAGAAGGTCGATGAAATGATGTTCGGCAAGAAAAATGCGCTAAATTTTATCTCGAGCATCTCGCATCTAAAATCCTTTAAAAATGAGCCAAGCGAGCTAAAAATAGCCTACTTTTCGACATATAACGCCGTTTGCGGTATAGCCGAATACTCAAAATACCTAACGGACGAGCTTGCGCGAGCGGGCGCAGATTTGCAAATTTACACTTGGAGCGAGCAAAAGCGCACCGATGGGTCAAATTTAACCCAAGAAAACGACAATATAAAAGTCTATGAAATAGAGCGCGAAAAACTACTATCGGGGCTTGAGACGGATGCGAATATTATCTGGCTACAACACCATTTTACCTTTTTCGAGATAGATGAAAAGCTAAAATCAGACGTCGCCGCGCTAAAATCGCAGGGCAAAATTTGTTTCATCACGCTTCACAGCACGAAGCAAATCCTAAACTACCCGCACCAAACTCAACAAAACTGGCACGACACGCTTTACGAATTCGACCGAGTTTTCGTCCACAGTATCGACGATCTAAATACGCTTAGGCTGCTTGGACTTATCGACAACGTCACGCTAGTACCACACGGAACGCAAAATTTAACGAGCGCTCAAATCAAATGCAAAGAAGCGGACGGCAAATTTATGGTAGGATTTTTAGGACTGCTATTTGCGCATAAAAACCTACCTGTGCTACTAGAAGCTTTTGCGAAATTCAGTCAAAATATAGACGCAAAACTAGTCATAATCAGTCCGGTCGCAAGCGCGGACGGCGAGGCGGAGCTACAAAGATGCCACAAACTTTGCGAAAAGCTAAATTTGAGCGAAAAAATAGAGTGGCATACGAGCTTTTTACCGATAGAAACTGTAAACGAAAAACTAAGTTGTTGCGATGCGATCGTATTGCCGTACGGACAGACCGACGAGGGTAGTAGTGCAGCAGCCAGAGTCTCTCTAAGTCTTTGTAAAAACGTTATAGTTACGCCGTCAAGAATCTTTAGCGAGATGCAAAATATCACGATAGCGGCAGACGGTTTTAGCGACGAGGATATCCTAGAACAACTCGAAAAAGTAAAAAATAATGAAATAGATGGTAAAATTTATGATAAGCGCATAAAGTGGCTAGAAGAAAACAGCTGGCAAAACATCGCCGGTCTTTATTTAAGAATCTTTAAAGCCATAAATACTGATCATAATTTTATGCGACATTTAAAAAACGGAGAAGAATAA
- a CDS encoding ABC transporter ATP-binding protein produces MILSVQNICKTYLDYESNFKRFASWFSKNKEEKNVKTVLKDVSFDVGAGEVVGLIGQNGAGKSTLLKIISHTLKPSSGRVTSSAKISSILELGMGFHGDLTGRQNAYQSCSLMGYSKEQIDEIIAYIEDFAEIGEYFDYPVRIYSSGMQMRLAFSVVTANRPDILIIDEALSVGDVYFQHKSFDKIKEFKSLGTTLIIVSHDSGAIKSICDRVILLEKGQILKDGEPEAVLDYYNALISKKQDVQISQVALENGKIATISGNKKACIKNVEILDAAGKKIQNLEVGKKIKLKVTVQANENLPSLVLGYQIKNRFSQVVYGTNTYHLKQALKNLKKGEEYDFSFEFDANLGVGSFSVTLALHDNDNHLQNNYEWRDNAIIFNVVNFSKPDFVGLAYLEPSLEVKRING; encoded by the coding sequence ATGATTTTATCGGTTCAAAATATCTGTAAAACTTACTTGGATTATGAGAGTAACTTTAAGCGATTTGCCTCGTGGTTTAGCAAAAATAAAGAAGAAAAAAACGTAAAAACCGTGCTAAAAGACGTAAGCTTTGACGTGGGAGCCGGCGAAGTAGTCGGGCTAATCGGTCAAAACGGAGCGGGCAAGAGCACTCTTTTAAAAATCATATCGCACACACTAAAGCCCTCAAGCGGCCGCGTAACGAGCAGTGCTAAAATTTCGTCTATTTTGGAGCTGGGCATGGGCTTTCACGGCGATCTAACAGGCAGGCAAAACGCCTACCAGTCCTGCTCTCTCATGGGCTACTCAAAAGAGCAGATCGACGAAATAATAGCCTATATCGAAGACTTTGCCGAGATAGGCGAGTATTTTGATTATCCCGTGCGAATTTACAGTAGCGGCATGCAGATGCGCCTTGCTTTTTCGGTCGTCACGGCAAACCGCCCAGATATACTCATCATCGACGAAGCGCTATCGGTAGGCGACGTGTACTTTCAGCACAAAAGCTTTGACAAGATAAAAGAATTTAAAAGCCTAGGCACTACGCTCATCATCGTTTCGCACGATAGCGGTGCGATAAAATCGATCTGCGACCGAGTAATCTTGCTAGAAAAAGGGCAAATTCTAAAAGACGGAGAGCCTGAAGCCGTACTTGATTATTATAACGCCCTAATCTCAAAAAAACAAGACGTACAAATCTCGCAAGTAGCCCTAGAAAACGGCAAAATCGCAACTATATCGGGCAACAAAAAAGCCTGCATAAAAAACGTGGAAATTTTAGACGCCGCAGGCAAAAAGATACAAAATTTAGAAGTCGGCAAAAAAATCAAACTAAAAGTAACGGTACAAGCAAACGAAAATTTGCCCTCGCTAGTGCTAGGCTATCAGATCAAAAATCGCTTCTCGCAGGTCGTCTACGGCACGAACACTTACCATCTAAAGCAAGCTTTAAAAAATCTCAAAAAAGGCGAGGAGTACGACTTTAGTTTCGAATTTGACGCAAATTTGGGCGTCGGGTCGTTTTCAGTCACATTAGCGCTACACGATAACGACAACCATCTGCAAAACAACTACGAATGGCGCGACAACGCAATCATTTTTAACGTCGTAAATTTTAGCAAGCCCGATTTCGTCGGCCTTGCGTATCTTGAACCGAGTTTAGAAGTAAAGAGAATAAATGGATAA
- a CDS encoding NAD-dependent epimerase/dehydratase family protein, with protein sequence MSSKRVFITGIEGFTGRYLERYLCALGYEVSGGALRPSAPNHTRLDLLDKDSIKAAFGVKFDYIIHLAAVSFAMADPTEIKNANEIGTINLLEALGSVKFEKAIFASSASVYGGGDMPMCENSPLNPQSVYAESKIFMEEQIAKSGLPFIIARPFNYTGTGQSENFLIPKIVRHFKDKAHTIKLGNLTPKREYNDINDVVRIYEQLLKLEANDEIFNIGSGKAYSIEEILQILHRLSGHDIAVQSDPRFIRANDPALLVCDTMKLKSCGIAPCNGDINNLLYSML encoded by the coding sequence TTGAGTTCTAAGCGCGTTTTTATCACGGGGATTGAGGGCTTTACGGGTCGCTATCTGGAGCGATACCTTTGTGCGCTCGGCTACGAGGTCTCAGGCGGCGCCCTGAGACCTAGCGCGCCTAATCATACGCGCCTTGATCTGCTTGATAAAGACAGCATAAAAGCCGCCTTTGGCGTCAAATTCGACTACATCATCCACCTCGCGGCGGTGTCTTTTGCTATGGCCGACCCTACCGAAATCAAAAATGCAAACGAAATCGGTACCATAAATTTGCTAGAGGCTCTAGGTTCCGTTAAATTTGAAAAGGCGATCTTTGCAAGCTCGGCTAGCGTCTACGGCGGAGGAGATATGCCCATGTGCGAAAACTCTCCGTTAAATCCGCAAAGCGTCTATGCCGAAAGTAAAATTTTCATGGAGGAGCAGATAGCTAAAAGCGGACTTCCTTTTATCATAGCGCGCCCATTTAACTACACAGGTACTGGACAAAGCGAAAATTTCCTCATACCAAAAATAGTGCGGCATTTTAAAGATAAAGCTCATACAATAAAACTCGGAAATTTGACGCCAAAGCGCGAATATAACGACATAAACGACGTCGTGAGAATATACGAGCAACTACTAAAACTCGAAGCTAACGATGAAATTTTTAACATTGGCTCTGGTAAGGCTTATAGTATTGAGGAAATTTTACAAATTTTACATCGCTTAAGCGGGCACGATATCGCCGTACAAAGCGATCCCCGATTTATCAGAGCAAACGACCCCGCCCTACTCGTCTGCGATACTATGAAACTAAAAAGCTGTGGCATAGCTCCTTGCAACGGAGATATAAATAATCTACTATACTCTATGCTTTAG
- the gmd gene encoding GDP-mannose 4,6-dehydratase — MKKAIITGVGGQDGAYLARYLIDLGYEIYGGYRRAVSPNFWRLNELGLLNEPNFHLVEFELTDPFNILSVVNKIRPEEIYNLAAQSFVGVSFKEPFHTANATGIGTLNILEAIKTVDKSIKFYQASTSEMFGKVQAVPQSETTPFYPRSPYGVAKLYAHFITVNYQESYDIFASSGILFNHESPLRGLEFVTRKITNTAAKIALKKAKTLELGNLDAKRDWGYAKEYVEGMHAMLQAPTPDTFVLATGVTTTVRDFVKLSFEALDIGIKFEGEGINEVGLNDKGDVIVKINPAFFRPAEVDLLIGDASKAKQKLGWSAKTDLKGLCDMMIKADLRRIEAGFEF, encoded by the coding sequence ATGAAAAAAGCTATAATCACGGGCGTCGGAGGCCAAGACGGCGCGTATCTGGCTAGATATCTGATCGATCTGGGATATGAGATCTATGGCGGTTACAGACGAGCGGTGAGCCCGAATTTTTGGAGATTAAACGAGCTAGGTCTTTTAAATGAGCCGAATTTTCATCTAGTCGAGTTTGAGCTAACCGACCCGTTTAATATCCTAAGCGTCGTCAATAAAATAAGACCCGAGGAAATCTACAACCTAGCCGCCCAAAGTTTCGTAGGCGTTAGTTTTAAAGAGCCTTTCCACACTGCAAACGCTACGGGTATCGGCACGCTAAATATACTAGAGGCAATCAAAACGGTAGATAAAAGTATCAAATTTTACCAAGCTAGCACATCAGAGATGTTCGGCAAAGTCCAAGCCGTCCCGCAAAGCGAAACGACGCCGTTTTATCCGCGTTCACCTTACGGAGTGGCAAAGCTTTATGCACACTTTATCACAGTAAACTATCAAGAAAGCTACGATATTTTCGCCTCAAGCGGCATTTTATTTAACCACGAAAGTCCGCTAAGAGGACTTGAGTTCGTCACGAGAAAAATCACGAATACGGCCGCAAAAATCGCTCTGAAAAAGGCTAAAACTTTAGAACTAGGCAACCTAGACGCAAAGCGCGACTGGGGCTACGCCAAAGAATACGTCGAAGGCATGCACGCGATGCTACAAGCCCCAACTCCGGACACCTTCGTGCTCGCTACCGGCGTAACGACCACTGTCAGGGATTTTGTAAAGCTTAGCTTTGAAGCGCTAGATATCGGAATAAAATTCGAGGGCGAAGGCATAAACGAAGTCGGGCTAAACGATAAGGGCGACGTGATCGTAAAGATAAATCCGGCATTTTTTAGACCCGCGGAGGTCGATCTGCTAATAGGCGACGCCTCAAAAGCTAAGCAAAAGCTCGGTTGGAGCGCAAAGACTGATCTAAAGGGACTTTGCGATATGATGATAAAAGCCGATCTAAGGCGCATCGAGGCGGGATTTGAGTTCTAA